The proteins below come from a single Papaver somniferum cultivar HN1 chromosome 11, ASM357369v1, whole genome shotgun sequence genomic window:
- the LOC113324230 gene encoding protein MAIN-LIKE 2-like — MTTLWPLEKLCEEVKAIVKNSGLWPAMESSIVEYDKVTVSALCERFYGETNTTLFPFSEMVVTPDDALQILCLEVEGKAISDSYNDGISWENIFKFKKILFSLDEKLSESLFVKKDGYISRKLCLKMLMDTYSGTQKTYDDEGSVPMISGSLVDSKYLQLLHPFHEMHKYSWGTAVVAFLNAELTKGLRALAKQVNGNLCLIQVWVYEHFPSLLKGNPHIKVNTKLASHLPRGQRYSFIGAQDKDMSHHLINMRVSLDKMTADEVIFNMYRDDRNEGFSMYDPHRVMRQLGYIQEKPHASDDMFFKVDRAGCNTSQKSIDVCYAPQPEISHWNGRYNRKTDTSLLDEVTEGREAHENYMSWYLGFARPTVIREETIEQPACKRKMPPKYPTTSLKNFVSILLF, encoded by the exons ATGACGACGTTATGGCCACTTGAAAAGTTATGTGAAGAGGTGAAAGCGATTGttaagaactccgggttgtggcctgcaATGGAGAGTTCGATTGTTGAGTATGACAaagttaccgtatctgcattatgtgagaggttctacggagagactaATACAACGTTATTCCCATTCAGTGAGATGGTggtaactcccgatgatgctcttCAAATTCTAtgcctcgaggttgagggaaaagcaaTCAGTGATAGCTACAATGATGGAATTTCTTGGGAGAATATCTTCAaatttaaaaaaatcttgttcagTTTGGATGAGAAGCTGTCTGAGTCTTTGTTTGTGAAGAAGGATGGTTATATAAGCAGGAAGTTATGTTTGAAGATGTTGATGGACACATACTCTGGGACCCAGAAAACCTATGATGACGAAGGAAGTGTGCCCATGAT ttccggaagcttggtcgactCCAAGTATCTTCAACTATTACATCCCTTTCATGAGATGCATAAGTATTCTTGGGGTACCGCGGTAGTCGCCTTCTTGAATGCAGAGTTGACAAAGGGTTTAAGGGCTCTAGCGAAGCAAGTTAATGGAAATCTATGTCTCATCCAG GTTTGGGTATATGAGCATTTCCCTTCTTTGTTGAAAGGCAACCCCCACATCAAAGTGAACACTAAGCTTGCAAGTCACCTGCCAAGAGGACAACGATATAGTTTTATTGGTGCTCAGGATAAGGATATGTCACATCATCTTATCAACATGCGAGTCTCCTTGGACAAAATGACTGCGGATGAGGTAATATTTAATATGTATCGAGATGATAGAAATGAAG gattttcaatgtacgatccacatcgggtaatgcgacaacTGGGTTACATCCAAGAGAAACCCCATGCCAGTGATGATATGTTCTTTAAAGTGGACAGGGCAGGGTGCAACACATCCCAAAAAAGTATTGACGTATGTTATGCTCCACAACCAGAGATTTCTCATTGGAACGGAAGGTATAACCGTAAAACCGATACGAGTCTTTTGGATGAGGTGACTGAAGGTCGTGAAGCTCATGAAAATTACATGTCGTGGTACTTGGGTTTTGcccgtcctactgtgattagggaagaGACTATTGAACAACCGGCTTGTAAGAGGAAGATGCCACCGAAATACCCAACAACAAGTCTTAAGAACTTTGTAAGTATCTTAttgttttaa